A part of Solicola gregarius genomic DNA contains:
- a CDS encoding GntR family transcriptional regulator: MTENTTSVETGRAATHAYETIRERILTGDLPEGHWLRETDLAGDIGVSRTPVREALRRLAAEGLVLYQQNRGVQVQSWRTEDLEEIFALRTLLEPWGCSLAATSGLADIEQLGTLADAMDTVAAKRRPDLVELTDLNNRFHGAILEASGNSRLRSLVASVVRVPLVSRTFSLYSRDALARSLSHHQELVQALDDRDPDWAESVMRSHIRAAWSSLRPQVAAGGRA; this comes from the coding sequence ATGACCGAGAACACCACCAGCGTCGAGACCGGCAGGGCCGCCACGCACGCGTACGAGACGATCCGCGAACGGATCCTCACGGGCGACCTGCCCGAGGGTCACTGGCTGCGCGAAACCGACCTGGCCGGCGACATCGGCGTCAGCCGCACTCCCGTACGCGAGGCTCTGCGACGGCTCGCCGCAGAAGGCCTCGTGCTGTATCAACAGAACCGCGGGGTGCAGGTACAGAGCTGGCGTACCGAGGATCTCGAGGAGATCTTCGCGTTACGTACGCTGCTCGAGCCGTGGGGATGCAGCCTCGCGGCGACGTCCGGGCTCGCCGACATCGAGCAGCTCGGCACGCTCGCCGACGCCATGGACACAGTCGCGGCCAAGCGCCGGCCCGACCTCGTCGAGCTCACCGACCTGAACAACCGCTTCCACGGCGCGATCCTCGAGGCGTCCGGCAACTCCCGGCTACGCAGCCTGGTCGCATCGGTCGTCCGCGTCCCGCTGGTCTCGCGCACGTTCTCGCTCTACTCGCGCGATGCACTTGCGCGCAGCCTCTCTCATCACCAGGAGCTCGTACAGGCGTTGGACGACCGCGACCCCGACTGGGCCGAGTCGGTCATGCGGTCGCATATTCGCGCGGCGTGGTCGTCATTGCGCCCGCAGGTGGCCGCGGGCGGACGAGCCTAG
- a CDS encoding CaiB/BaiF CoA transferase family protein gives MTSEDHLPLDDLRVVELGQLLAGPFCGQLLGDFGAQVIKVEDPSSGDPMRQWGREKPYGQSLWWPVVARNKSSVTANLRTEAGQDLVRRLLADADVLIENFRPGTLERWGLAPEVLWEVNPRLIVTRVTGFGQDGPYAQRAGYGSIGEAMGGIRYVTGDPDRPPARTGVSLGDSLAATFACLGTLVALHQRGRDGRGQIVDSAIYEAVLSLMESMIPEWQVAGYQRERTGATLPNVSPSNAYPTGDGEMLLIAANQDTVFGRLAEVMGRAELASDERYATHSARGAYMDELDGLIAAWTSTIKADDLLERLHEGGVPAGRIFRAKDMFADPHFAARDAIVRLAHPDLGEFAVHNVAPKLSATPGAVRRLGPALGQHNNEIYRDVLGLSDDELSSLRSDGVI, from the coding sequence GTGACGAGCGAGGACCATCTCCCACTCGACGATCTGCGTGTCGTCGAGCTCGGACAACTGCTGGCGGGCCCGTTCTGCGGCCAGTTGCTCGGTGACTTCGGCGCCCAGGTGATCAAGGTCGAAGACCCGTCGTCCGGCGACCCGATGCGGCAGTGGGGACGGGAGAAGCCGTACGGCCAGTCCCTGTGGTGGCCGGTCGTCGCACGCAACAAGTCGTCCGTGACCGCGAACCTGCGCACTGAGGCCGGCCAGGATCTCGTCCGCCGGTTACTCGCCGACGCAGACGTGCTCATCGAGAACTTCCGTCCCGGCACGCTCGAGCGATGGGGCCTCGCCCCGGAGGTGCTGTGGGAGGTCAACCCCCGGCTGATCGTCACCCGGGTCACCGGGTTCGGACAGGACGGCCCGTACGCGCAGCGCGCCGGATACGGGTCGATCGGCGAGGCGATGGGCGGCATCCGGTACGTCACGGGCGATCCCGACCGCCCGCCCGCGCGTACGGGGGTTTCCCTGGGCGACTCGCTCGCGGCGACGTTCGCCTGTCTCGGCACCCTCGTGGCACTGCACCAGCGTGGCCGCGACGGCCGCGGACAGATCGTCGACTCGGCGATCTACGAGGCGGTGCTCTCGCTGATGGAGTCGATGATTCCCGAGTGGCAGGTCGCCGGCTACCAACGTGAGCGGACGGGCGCGACATTGCCTAACGTCTCGCCGAGCAATGCGTACCCGACCGGTGACGGCGAGATGTTGCTGATCGCCGCCAACCAGGACACCGTGTTCGGTCGGCTCGCCGAGGTGATGGGCAGAGCCGAGCTGGCGTCCGACGAGCGGTACGCGACGCACAGCGCTCGCGGGGCCTACATGGACGAGCTCGACGGACTGATCGCCGCGTGGACATCGACGATCAAGGCCGACGACCTGCTCGAACGCCTCCACGAGGGCGGTGTCCCGGCCGGACGGATCTTCCGGGCGAAGGACATGTTCGCCGATCCACACTTCGCCGCCCGAGACGCGATCGTACGACTTGCCCACCCCGATCTGGGTGAGTTCGCCGTCCACAACGTCGCGCCGAAGCTGTCTGCAACACCCGGCGCCGTACGCCGGCTCGGCCCAGCGCTCGGCCAACACAACAACGAGATCTATCGCGACGTGCTGGGGCTGAGTGACGACGAGCTGTCGTCGCTGCGCTCCGATGGCGTCATCTGA
- a CDS encoding hydantoinase/oxoprolinase family protein — protein MTHRLGVDVGGTFTDVLLIDEDTGATYREKTPSTPDDQSVGVLRGITSVCADAGVDIGDIRSVLHGTTVATNAILEGKGARVGLVTTQGFRQVLQIARSFVPGGLAGWIIWPKPEPLAALEDTVEVAERVGSEGEVVRALDEDDVRTQLRKLKAHDVEALSISLLNSYANPTHERRVGEIAAEELPGLQVSLSSTVLAELREYERTLTTVANACVQPRVARYVEHLESQLEKAGADGKLYILRSDGGLVSAKAAEENPVSMLMSGPAGGVTGAVRVAEQTGFADFLTFDMGGTSTDVALVQNFAPRVGRETSVGDLTVRATSVDVRTVGAGGGSIAHVPELTQALRVGPQSAGAAPGPAAYGAGGTEPTVTDANVVLGYLPTELAGGELPLDRDASVAAVKSIADGTGLGSVEAAAQGIIDIVNENMLGALRLVSVQQGFDPRDFALIAYGGAGPLHGNALGKLTGAWPVIIPPSPGVLCALGDATTGLRDEAVRTLVRTFGQLSDDSLRQILDELSAEVRASLTEQGVPESEQQVTYGADLRYHGQGFEIPVDIDVAAFDGSGGGLAALRTAFDAEHERLFSFLLDNEHELVTVRATGSGPRPTVAETVLADGEADAVGAAVRRQPIWVDGAQVEATIYERGKLVAGNVVAGPAVITEMDSTTLVLPDHAATVHRSGSLLIRPIDSQEG, from the coding sequence ATGACCCACAGGCTTGGCGTCGACGTCGGAGGCACCTTCACCGACGTGCTCCTGATCGACGAGGACACCGGCGCGACGTACCGCGAGAAAACGCCGTCAACGCCCGACGACCAGTCCGTCGGCGTGCTGCGCGGCATCACCAGTGTGTGCGCGGATGCGGGCGTCGACATCGGAGACATCAGATCCGTGCTCCACGGCACCACCGTCGCAACGAACGCGATTCTCGAAGGTAAGGGCGCGCGGGTCGGGCTCGTCACGACGCAGGGCTTTCGGCAGGTGCTTCAGATCGCTCGATCATTCGTCCCGGGCGGACTCGCGGGCTGGATCATCTGGCCCAAGCCGGAGCCGCTGGCCGCGCTCGAGGACACGGTCGAGGTCGCCGAGCGCGTCGGCAGCGAGGGCGAGGTCGTCCGTGCGCTCGACGAGGACGACGTACGTACGCAGTTGCGCAAGCTGAAGGCGCACGACGTCGAGGCGCTGAGCATCAGCCTGCTGAACTCGTACGCCAACCCGACCCACGAGCGGCGAGTCGGCGAGATCGCCGCCGAGGAACTGCCCGGGTTGCAGGTCTCCCTCTCGTCGACCGTGCTTGCCGAGCTGCGCGAGTACGAACGCACCCTCACGACGGTCGCGAACGCCTGCGTACAGCCGCGGGTCGCGCGTTACGTCGAGCATCTCGAGTCGCAGCTCGAGAAGGCCGGCGCCGACGGGAAGCTCTACATACTGCGCAGCGACGGCGGCCTGGTGTCGGCGAAGGCGGCCGAGGAGAATCCCGTGTCGATGCTGATGTCCGGCCCCGCGGGTGGTGTCACGGGCGCGGTGCGCGTCGCCGAGCAGACCGGGTTCGCCGACTTCCTGACCTTCGACATGGGCGGAACGTCGACCGATGTCGCGCTCGTGCAGAACTTCGCACCAAGGGTCGGTCGGGAAACCAGCGTCGGCGATCTCACCGTGCGCGCCACCTCGGTGGACGTACGTACGGTCGGTGCCGGCGGAGGGTCGATCGCGCACGTACCCGAACTGACGCAGGCGCTGCGGGTGGGTCCGCAGTCCGCCGGCGCCGCGCCAGGGCCGGCGGCGTACGGCGCGGGTGGCACCGAGCCGACCGTGACCGATGCCAATGTCGTCCTCGGCTATCTGCCGACCGAGCTCGCGGGCGGTGAGCTGCCCCTCGACCGGGACGCCTCGGTCGCGGCGGTGAAGTCGATCGCGGACGGCACCGGCCTCGGATCGGTCGAGGCGGCCGCACAGGGCATCATCGACATCGTCAACGAGAACATGCTCGGCGCGCTCCGGCTCGTCTCTGTGCAGCAGGGCTTCGACCCGCGCGACTTCGCGTTGATCGCGTATGGCGGTGCAGGGCCGTTGCACGGCAACGCGCTCGGCAAGCTCACCGGAGCGTGGCCGGTCATCATCCCGCCGTCGCCGGGAGTGCTGTGTGCGTTGGGCGATGCGACGACCGGGCTCCGGGACGAGGCCGTTCGCACGCTCGTCCGTACGTTCGGCCAGCTCAGTGACGACAGCCTGAGGCAGATCCTCGACGAACTCTCCGCCGAGGTACGCGCGTCGCTCACCGAGCAGGGCGTACCCGAGTCGGAGCAGCAGGTCACGTACGGCGCCGACCTGCGTTACCACGGGCAGGGCTTCGAGATACCTGTCGACATCGACGTCGCCGCGTTCGACGGCTCGGGAGGCGGGCTCGCCGCGCTGCGGACGGCCTTCGATGCAGAGCACGAGCGACTCTTCTCGTTCCTGCTCGACAACGAGCACGAGCTGGTCACCGTACGCGCGACCGGTAGCGGACCACGACCGACGGTCGCCGAGACGGTGTTGGCGGATGGTGAGGCGGACGCGGTTGGTGCCGCCGTGCGCCGCCAGCCGATCTGGGTCGATGGTGCACAGGTCGAGGCGACGATCTACGAACGCGGCAAGCTCGTGGCCGGCAACGTCGTCGCAGGCCCCGCGGTGATCACTGAGATGGACTCGACGACCCTCGTACTTCCCGACCACGCGGCGACCGTTCACCGCAGCGGCAGCCTGCTGATCCGCCCGATCGACAGCCAGGAGGGCTGA
- a CDS encoding hydantoinase B/oxoprolinase family protein: MARLIETATEPLRKVDVDLVTVDLVENALRNARYEMDEVLFRTALSPGIREQHDEFPLIGDPEGKMVVGQFGLSIPDFLENFSGTIEEGDVLLTSDPYSCGAAISHANDWLVVMPIFFEGRIVGWSSMFGHMSDVGGKTPASMPTDARTIYEEGVVIPPIKIYKQGVLADDALAIILNQVRKPDWNRADLNGLVAACRTAGRRIQELCARFGADTYTSTLEALLDRNYRAMKALLQMVFKDGETLSFTDYICDDGVGYGPYELKMSLTRTGDKVLIDLTGSSPQAQGPINYFINENLMRMFFGIYMITVADPQILWNDGFYPLVDVKIPEESFWKPKHPAALNGRNHGIGRVFDLFGGLLGQTNPDLLNAAGFSSSPHFMYSGNYTDPERKGEWFQLYSIGFGGIPGRPIGDGPDGHSLWPSFVNIPCEYLESYYPMRIERWETITDTGGAGLHRGGNGVEVAYRFLEPGTIAIHDDRWLTYPWGVNGGAPGARGRKWIDRADGSTEILPSKVHDVHVYPDDVLHFVTWGGGGWGDPLERDPELVALEVRRGLVSADGAREYGVVCDHAGTVDAAATEELRSAMRAYRPDVLPTFDAGPPLETILERCEAETGLPAPKPPVAL; encoded by the coding sequence ATGGCACGTTTGATCGAGACGGCGACCGAGCCACTCCGCAAGGTCGACGTCGACCTCGTCACCGTGGACCTGGTGGAGAACGCCCTGCGCAACGCGCGCTACGAGATGGACGAGGTGCTGTTCCGTACCGCGCTGTCGCCCGGCATCCGCGAGCAGCACGACGAGTTCCCGCTGATCGGCGACCCCGAGGGCAAGATGGTCGTCGGCCAGTTCGGGCTGTCGATCCCGGACTTCCTGGAGAACTTCTCCGGCACCATCGAGGAGGGCGACGTACTGCTCACCTCCGACCCATACTCGTGCGGTGCCGCGATCAGCCACGCGAACGACTGGCTCGTGGTGATGCCGATCTTCTTCGAGGGACGGATCGTCGGCTGGTCCTCGATGTTCGGGCACATGTCCGACGTCGGCGGCAAGACACCGGCGTCGATGCCGACGGACGCGCGCACGATCTACGAAGAGGGCGTGGTCATCCCGCCGATCAAGATCTACAAGCAGGGCGTACTCGCTGATGACGCGCTGGCGATCATCCTGAACCAGGTACGTAAGCCCGACTGGAACCGCGCCGACCTCAACGGCCTCGTCGCCGCCTGTCGTACGGCCGGCCGGCGGATCCAGGAGCTGTGCGCGCGGTTCGGTGCCGATACGTACACCTCGACGCTCGAAGCGCTGCTCGACCGCAACTACCGGGCGATGAAGGCGCTGCTGCAGATGGTGTTCAAGGACGGCGAGACGCTGTCGTTCACCGACTACATCTGCGACGACGGCGTCGGGTACGGGCCGTACGAGCTGAAGATGAGCCTGACCCGCACCGGCGACAAGGTGCTGATCGACCTCACCGGCAGCAGCCCGCAGGCGCAGGGGCCGATCAACTACTTCATCAACGAGAACCTGATGCGGATGTTCTTCGGGATCTACATGATCACCGTCGCCGATCCGCAGATCCTGTGGAACGACGGGTTCTATCCGCTGGTCGACGTGAAGATCCCGGAGGAGTCGTTCTGGAAGCCGAAACACCCTGCTGCGTTGAACGGACGCAACCACGGCATCGGTCGCGTCTTCGATCTCTTCGGCGGGCTGCTGGGGCAGACCAACCCCGACCTGCTGAATGCTGCGGGCTTCTCGTCGTCGCCGCACTTCATGTACTCCGGCAACTACACCGACCCGGAGCGCAAGGGGGAGTGGTTCCAGCTGTACTCGATCGGGTTCGGCGGCATCCCCGGCCGCCCGATCGGCGATGGGCCCGACGGACATTCGCTGTGGCCGTCGTTCGTGAACATCCCGTGCGAGTACCTCGAGTCGTACTATCCGATGCGCATCGAGCGTTGGGAGACGATCACCGACACCGGCGGTGCGGGTCTGCACCGCGGCGGTAACGGGGTCGAGGTCGCGTACCGGTTCCTCGAGCCGGGCACCATCGCGATCCACGACGACCGCTGGCTCACGTACCCCTGGGGTGTGAACGGTGGCGCGCCGGGCGCGCGCGGGCGTAAATGGATCGACCGGGCTGACGGCAGCACGGAGATCCTGCCCAGCAAGGTCCATGACGTTCACGTGTATCCCGACGACGTGCTGCATTTCGTCACCTGGGGCGGGGGTGGCTGGGGCGATCCGCTCGAACGCGACCCGGAGCTCGTCGCTCTCGAGGTCCGGCGCGGCCTGGTCAGTGCCGACGGCGCGCGCGAGTACGGCGTGGTCTGCGACCACGCGGGCACGGTGGACGCGGCGGCGACCGAGGAGCTGCGGTCGGCAATGCGCGCGTACCGACCTGACGTACTGCCGACGTTCGACGCCGGGCCGCCGCTCGAGACGATCCTCGAGCGGTGCGAGGCGGAGACCGGACTCCCGGCACCGAAACCGCCGGTGGCACTGTGA